Proteins encoded in a region of the Dorea longicatena genome:
- a CDS encoding LCP family protein: MKFFRKHKKRKIAGIIILLIVLLIGGIYGSIWWKFYGDSVGVVSADKVDPNAKKVKIAKEKRKDKDVYNVLLVGTDSRDPDADRGRSDSMMMVSFNKKEGKSTAISFLRDSLVDIDGHGKSRLGHTYAYGGVGLTINTINKTYDLDIQNYITISFDDLVNVIDEIGGVTVFISEEEAAYYRENGMPDIQAGDVTLTGSQALAHARNRTLGNDFERTRRQRSVMYGIYRKIMEKKDPSALLPLINYAVNHVKTNMSVSEMYSMAKDVLSVDDLKMQQTCIPQDGTYTDITYEGMQVLKVDFDANKKKIEQLLY, from the coding sequence ATGAAGTTTTTTCGAAAACACAAAAAACGTAAGATTGCAGGAATTATAATATTATTGATCGTATTGCTGATTGGCGGTATCTACGGGTCGATCTGGTGGAAATTCTACGGGGACTCTGTAGGGGTTGTGTCGGCAGACAAAGTAGATCCGAATGCAAAGAAGGTTAAGATCGCCAAAGAAAAGAGAAAAGACAAGGATGTATATAATGTCCTTCTGGTAGGTACGGATTCCAGAGATCCGGATGCGGACCGGGGACGTTCTGATAGTATGATGATGGTATCCTTTAACAAAAAAGAAGGAAAATCAACAGCAATCTCATTCCTGAGAGACTCGCTGGTTGATATTGACGGACATGGAAAGAGCCGTCTGGGCCATACTTATGCATACGGCGGAGTGGGACTTACGATCAACACGATCAATAAGACATATGATCTTGATATTCAGAATTATATTACGATCAGCTTTGATGATCTGGTAAATGTAATCGATGAGATTGGCGGTGTGACCGTATTCATCAGTGAAGAAGAGGCTGCTTATTACAGAGAGAATGGTATGCCGGATATTCAGGCCGGAGATGTGACACTGACCGGATCCCAGGCACTTGCGCATGCGAGAAACCGTACACTGGGCAATGATTTTGAAAGAACAAGACGTCAGAGAAGTGTAATGTATGGAATCTACCGTAAGATTATGGAGAAGAAGGATCCAAGCGCATTACTGCCTCTGATCAATTACGCTGTAAATCATGTAAAGACGAATATGAGTGTATCGGAGATGTACTCTATGGCAAAAGATGTTCTGTCGGTAGACGATCTGAAGATGCAGCAGACATGCATTCCACAGGACGGAACGTATACAGATATCACTTATGAGGGTATGCAGGTACTGAAGGTTGATTTTGATGCGAATAAAAAGAAGATCGAGCAGTTGTTATATTAA
- a CDS encoding polysaccharide biosynthesis tyrosine autokinase — MGDYRDKSGSERVDAPEKIDLTNIMLDVYHGVKRLWWLFIGLIIICAVQSYFSVSTSYQSKYVASATVSVTSVGGMDYVNAQSAQQMAEVFPYILTSGVLKDVVAEDMGLDSMPGSIDVKADDGTNLLTISVSGNDPQMAYKTLKSVIKNYPKVAEFVLGETKLTILDETGIPTDTKRVEVIRGSYKRGALKGAIIGCVILLLYVLSRRTVKSRKDLKKNINLQDLGSIPYVRTKKRKKETFYNSVSLLNERISMSYLEAIRKLRIRIMKDVEKKEYQTLLVTSSIPGEGKTTLSANLAISIAQQGKKVLLVDCDLRNPSIAGVMNEQEPHPGLGSVLKKEVPLSEAITNVKLPKERTNENGSLHVIFGGAPDRENSLLIGSGRMRALIKDLKSKYDIIILDTAPSELLADAPLLGKYVDAALYVIRYDYTKLREIREGVESLALSGIDMLGYVFNGDNSSGGQGYGYGYRRYGNYGSYGSHYGSYGKYGAYGHYGKMEKGSTDKFGRVIKD, encoded by the coding sequence ATGGGCGATTATAGAGACAAATCAGGAAGTGAACGTGTAGATGCGCCTGAGAAGATTGATCTGACGAATATTATGTTGGATGTTTATCATGGTGTGAAGAGGCTGTGGTGGCTGTTCATCGGGCTTATAATTATTTGCGCAGTACAGTCTTATTTCTCGGTGAGTACCAGTTATCAGTCAAAATATGTGGCATCGGCAACAGTGTCGGTGACATCTGTCGGCGGCATGGACTATGTGAATGCACAGTCTGCCCAGCAGATGGCGGAAGTGTTCCCGTATATTCTTACCAGTGGTGTACTGAAGGATGTAGTTGCTGAGGACATGGGGCTTGATTCTATGCCGGGATCGATCGATGTTAAAGCGGATGACGGAACGAATCTTCTGACAATATCCGTATCGGGAAATGATCCGCAGATGGCATATAAGACGTTAAAATCAGTCATAAAGAATTATCCGAAAGTTGCGGAATTCGTACTTGGAGAGACCAAGCTTACGATTCTGGATGAGACCGGTATCCCGACAGATACCAAACGTGTGGAGGTTATACGTGGATCTTACAAGCGTGGAGCTTTAAAAGGTGCGATCATAGGTTGTGTGATTCTTCTGCTGTATGTGCTTTCCAGAAGGACTGTGAAGTCAAGAAAGGATCTGAAGAAGAATATCAATCTGCAGGATCTGGGAAGTATCCCGTATGTCCGCACGAAAAAGCGTAAAAAAGAGACATTTTATAATTCAGTGAGCCTGTTAAATGAAAGAATCTCCATGAGTTATCTGGAAGCGATAAGAAAGCTTCGTATCCGTATTATGAAAGATGTGGAGAAAAAGGAATACCAGACCCTGCTTGTTACGAGTTCGATCCCGGGAGAAGGTAAGACGACACTTTCGGCGAATCTGGCAATTTCCATTGCACAGCAGGGAAAGAAAGTACTGCTGGTCGACTGTGATCTTAGAAATCCTTCGATTGCAGGAGTGATGAACGAGCAGGAACCACATCCGGGACTTGGCTCGGTTCTTAAGAAAGAAGTGCCGTTATCTGAAGCAATTACCAATGTAAAGCTTCCGAAGGAAAGAACGAATGAGAACGGAAGCCTTCATGTCATTTTCGGCGGCGCACCGGATAGAGAGAATTCGCTGTTGATAGGAAGCGGACGTATGAGAGCACTGATCAAAGATCTGAAGTCAAAATATGACATTATCATCCTGGATACTGCGCCATCCGAACTTCTGGCAGATGCACCGCTTTTGGGCAAATATGTAGATGCGGCCCTTTATGTGATCCGCTATGATTATACGAAGCTTCGCGAGATCAGAGAAGGCGTAGAAAGCCTTGCATTAAGTGGAATCGATATGCTGGGATATGTGTTCAATGGTGATAATTCATCCGGCGGACAAGGATACGGCTATGGATACAGACGTTACGGCAATTACGGCAGTTATGGAAGCCACTACGGAAGTTATGGTAAATACGGAGCTTACGGTCACTATGGCAAGATGGAAAAAGGTTCGACGGACAAGTTTGGCCGTGTGATCAAGGACTAG
- a CDS encoding PqqD family protein: MKIVKEFILREIAGECVLVPTGATSQEFNGMITISDTAKFIWENIEKVDSLEEMIQMVLDTYEIDEETARRDTIAFVGALVENGFIECTREDGTW, from the coding sequence ATGAAGATTGTAAAGGAATTTATATTAAGGGAGATCGCAGGTGAATGTGTACTGGTGCCGACGGGGGCAACTTCGCAGGAGTTCAATGGAATGATCACGATCAGTGATACGGCTAAATTCATCTGGGAGAATATCGAAAAGGTGGATAGCCTGGAAGAGATGATCCAGATGGTTCTGGATACATATGAGATTGATGAAGAGACTGCAAGAAGGGATACGATCGCTTTTGTCGGTGCGCTTGTGGAGAATGGCTTTATTGAGTGTACGAGGGAAGATGGAACATGGTAG
- a CDS encoding radical SAM/SPASM domain-containing protein has protein sequence MELMEDGTTIEQQMFAMAAEKKVPLYGVLELLPLCNLNCDMCYVRMSREEMEEVGRLRTMEEWTKTAEDMMRAGTLFVLLTGGEPLLYPHFRELYQKLRELGMIITINTNGTLIDEAWADFFAENKPRRINITLYGASNETYERLCHYPGGFDKAVNGIRLLRERNIDVKVNGSLAKANVDDRMKIIELGESLDAPVRIDTYMYPSVRERNHAYNNQARLDPEMAAKARVEVLQREMGEEVFAQYRKIRLDEAENTPEGEAVPGQMACRAGKSSFVVNWQGEMRSCVVLDKPSIPLRDVEFEEAWKFTKKETESLRISARCSSCKLRKVCNTCVAAAIAETGKADGVPEYLCRYTEATVRYLKETSKK, from the coding sequence ATGGAATTAATGGAAGATGGAACGACAATAGAGCAACAGATGTTTGCAATGGCGGCAGAGAAGAAAGTGCCGCTATATGGAGTGCTGGAATTGCTGCCGCTTTGTAATCTGAACTGTGATATGTGTTATGTGCGTATGAGCAGAGAAGAGATGGAAGAAGTGGGAAGGCTGCGTACGATGGAAGAATGGACGAAAACGGCAGAAGATATGATGAGAGCCGGGACGTTATTTGTTCTTTTGACAGGTGGAGAACCGCTGTTGTATCCACATTTCCGCGAGTTATATCAAAAACTCCGTGAACTGGGGATGATTATTACGATTAACACGAATGGAACGCTGATCGATGAGGCGTGGGCAGATTTTTTTGCGGAAAATAAACCAAGAAGAATCAATATTACATTATATGGTGCAAGCAATGAGACCTATGAGCGTTTGTGCCATTATCCGGGAGGATTCGATAAGGCGGTGAACGGCATCCGGCTTTTGCGGGAGAGGAACATTGATGTGAAAGTGAATGGAAGTCTTGCAAAGGCGAATGTAGATGACAGAATGAAGATCATAGAGCTTGGTGAATCACTGGATGCTCCGGTGAGGATCGATACTTATATGTATCCGTCCGTGAGAGAACGAAATCATGCCTATAATAATCAGGCCAGACTGGATCCGGAGATGGCGGCAAAAGCAAGAGTGGAAGTTTTGCAAAGAGAGATGGGAGAAGAAGTATTTGCCCAATACCGCAAGATCCGATTAGACGAAGCAGAGAATACTCCGGAAGGAGAGGCCGTTCCGGGACAGATGGCGTGTCGCGCCGGTAAGAGTTCTTTTGTGGTGAACTGGCAGGGCGAGATGCGATCCTGTGTGGTACTGGATAAGCCAAGCATACCGCTTCGGGATGTGGAGTTTGAGGAAGCGTGGAAGTTTACAAAAAAAGAAACAGAGAGTCTTAGAATTTCGGCCAGATGCAGTAGTTGTAAGCTTAGAAAGGTATGTAACACTTGTGTGGCAGCGGCAATTGCGGAGACCGGAAAGGCAGACGGCGTGCCGGAATATCTGTGCAGATACACAGAAGCAACGGTCAGATATCTGAAGGAGACAAGTAAGAAATAG
- a CDS encoding dCTP deaminase domain-containing protein — translation MILVDKSIKERSGEIFCEGYAEKYVNAISYDLHIKGVICDDALKDSYTLHPGEFIFVQTREMIHMPKDLIGRIGEKNSRIRQGLSVAGPHYYPGHKTYIYLRIQNITCANITIRENDSIAQIIFEQLESVPEKAYDEQEDASFNDEYQYRGLANYRDEYEARTEELKKANESLEEKENHIYANILTFMGIFVSIFSLIMVNFSNITKGTLTKGFIVPMNLSLGVVIALFMGLILIFLNKAKSKGFLIAYIVILIILIIMLLVAL, via the coding sequence ATGATTTTAGTAGATAAAAGCATAAAGGAACGCTCCGGAGAAATTTTTTGCGAGGGATATGCGGAAAAATATGTAAATGCAATTTCCTATGACCTTCACATTAAAGGTGTAATTTGCGATGATGCCTTAAAGGATAGTTATACATTACATCCGGGAGAATTTATATTTGTTCAGACAAGGGAAATGATACATATGCCGAAAGATCTTATAGGAAGGATTGGAGAAAAGAATTCCCGTATAAGACAGGGGTTGTCTGTGGCAGGTCCGCATTATTATCCAGGGCATAAAACATATATTTATTTGAGGATTCAGAATATAACATGTGCCAATATAACTATAAGGGAAAATGACAGTATTGCGCAGATAATTTTTGAACAATTAGAGTCAGTTCCGGAAAAAGCATATGATGAACAGGAAGATGCATCATTTAATGATGAATATCAGTATCGCGGACTGGCAAATTACCGGGATGAATATGAGGCTCGAACCGAAGAATTAAAGAAGGCAAATGAATCTCTGGAAGAAAAAGAAAATCATATATATGCTAATATTCTTACATTTATGGGAATCTTTGTTTCGATATTTTCTTTAATTATGGTTAATTTTTCAAATATTACGAAAGGAACGTTGACCAAGGGATTTATAGTACCGATGAATCTTTCGCTCGGAGTGGTTATTGCACTTTTTATGGGATTGATTTTGATATTTCTTAATAAGGCAAAGAGCAAAGGATTCCTGATAGCATATATTGTGATCTTAATAATCTTAATTATAATGCTTTTAGTTGCACTATAA
- a CDS encoding ABC transporter ATP-binding protein, with the protein MQENNDKNQGKNGLSFESLDILIAKWKDGTFSEIIDDWKWIFSYSVRYKWAIVFYTILGIFSTSMGLVSSVASKYLIDIITGYKTNKLMILIIIMVGSSLFSLLFSSIISRISTKLSIYINNDIQADIFDKIVDADWLEINKYSNGDVLNRFNGDIGTVSSNAISWLPTIVIAIYNFIATFLVILHYNAVMAILALASAPFMLLMSRFMIKKQREYSQKTREMSSKLMTFEVEAFYNFDTIKSFGIAPHYSRLMRWWQGKFKDVSLEYNMFSIKTNILLSVMGTGVEFIAFGYCLFLLWTHTITYGTMTLFLQQRSNLSGAFNNVVSIIPSFLNSSVSAHRIRELVELPKEMHISESEELDPFAEDGFEVLMKDVNFSYVEGTRVITDSYFKACPGEIVALVGPSGEGKTTMIRLILGLIRPQEGEAVIVASNGRKIVLNAETRHFFAYVPQGNTILSGTIAENMRMVKEDATDEEIIEALKIACAWEFVEKLPDTISSALGERGRGLSEGQAQRISIARAVLRNAPILLLDEATSALDVTTERKVLRNIIEQKPNKTCIVTTHRPSVLNMCQRVYRVMETKVTELDEEESSRMAMDF; encoded by the coding sequence ATGCAAGAAAATAATGATAAAAATCAAGGAAAGAACGGCCTGTCTTTCGAGTCTCTGGATATTCTGATCGCAAAGTGGAAGGACGGGACATTTTCGGAGATCATTGATGACTGGAAATGGATATTCAGCTACAGTGTCCGGTATAAGTGGGCGATTGTATTCTATACGATCCTGGGTATATTCAGTACGTCTATGGGACTTGTCAGCAGCGTGGCGAGTAAATATCTGATTGATATCATTACCGGATATAAGACGAATAAACTGATGATCCTGATCATTATTATGGTAGGAAGTTCATTGTTCAGCCTTCTGTTCAGCAGCATTATCAGCCGTATCTCGACCAAATTAAGTATTTATATCAATAATGATATCCAGGCGGATATATTCGATAAGATTGTGGATGCCGATTGGCTGGAGATTAATAAGTATTCCAACGGGGATGTGTTGAACCGCTTCAACGGAGATATCGGAACGGTCAGCAGCAATGCGATCAGCTGGCTCCCGACGATCGTGATCGCAATCTATAATTTCATAGCGACGTTTCTGGTTATTCTTCATTATAATGCGGTGATGGCAATTCTGGCACTGGCAAGCGCACCGTTCATGCTTCTGATGTCGAGGTTCATGATCAAGAAGCAGCGAGAATATAGTCAGAAGACCAGGGAAATGAGCAGTAAGCTGATGACGTTCGAGGTGGAAGCATTCTACAATTTTGATACGATCAAATCATTTGGCATCGCACCGCATTACAGCCGGTTAATGCGCTGGTGGCAGGGCAAATTCAAAGATGTCAGTCTGGAGTACAATATGTTCTCCATCAAGACCAATATCCTGCTGTCGGTTATGGGCACGGGTGTGGAATTTATTGCGTTCGGATATTGTCTATTCTTACTGTGGACCCATACGATCACATACGGAACGATGACATTATTCCTGCAGCAGAGAAGTAATCTGTCGGGCGCATTCAATAACGTGGTTTCAATCATCCCGTCATTTCTAAATAGTTCGGTGTCGGCACATAGAATCCGTGAACTGGTAGAGCTCCCGAAAGAGATGCATATCAGTGAGAGTGAGGAGTTGGATCCGTTCGCAGAGGATGGATTCGAGGTGCTGATGAAGGATGTGAATTTCTCATACGTAGAAGGGACAAGAGTTATTACGGATTCGTATTTTAAAGCGTGTCCGGGCGAGATCGTGGCGCTTGTGGGACCTTCGGGAGAAGGAAAGACGACGATGATCCGTCTGATCCTTGGACTGATCCGTCCGCAGGAAGGAGAGGCTGTGATCGTTGCATCCAACGGAAGAAAAATCGTCCTGAATGCAGAGACGAGACATTTCTTCGCCTATGTACCTCAGGGAAATACGATCCTTTCCGGTACGATTGCTGAGAATATGCGGATGGTCAAAGAAGATGCTACGGATGAAGAGATTATCGAGGCTTTGAAGATTGCCTGTGCATGGGAATTTGTAGAGAAGCTTCCGGATACGATCAGCAGTGCGCTCGGAGAACGTGGACGCGGCCTTTCGGAAGGACAGGCACAGCGTATCTCTATCGCACGTGCAGTTCTTCGTAATGCACCGATCCTTCTGTTAGACGAGGCGACGTCGGCGCTGGATGTAACAACGGAGCGAAAGGTACTGCGTAACATTATCGAGCAGAAACCGAACAAGACTTGTATTGTGACAACACACAGACCAAGTGTGTTGAATATGTGCCAGAGGGTGTACCGTGTTATGGAGACGAAGGTTACGGAACTAGATGAGGAAGAATCGAGCCGGATGGCGATGGATTTCTAA
- a CDS encoding immunoglobulin-like domain-containing protein — protein MRRLKIAVCLIFVASCVIFAGYTVKSKMLEDHTPPVITCKDKTVTLSVQTDQKKQKKALLKGVKAEDNRDGDLTSSVRIASMSHFIAPGKRTITYVVFDKANQAGTLERTVQYEDYTPPKIHLTAPLRYSTTELSKANLTENMTAEDCLDGDLTSQIRTSLDDGMYNAAAGIYKVTVQVSNSAGDVCSVPLEVTVTESGDRQEQMKEYPVLSDYIAYTTVGHEIDPMSYVKGMEMNGATYTYADDGEALAGTREAISVKSEVDYSKAGVYPVEYFYTAEGAPTAVTKLFVVVQDQEGAQDGE, from the coding sequence ATGAGGAGACTAAAAATAGCAGTATGCCTGATATTTGTGGCATCCTGTGTCATATTTGCCGGATATACTGTGAAGTCCAAGATGTTGGAAGACCATACACCGCCGGTGATCACATGCAAGGATAAGACGGTGACACTGAGTGTGCAGACCGATCAGAAGAAGCAGAAGAAAGCACTTCTGAAAGGTGTCAAAGCAGAAGACAACCGTGACGGTGACCTGACATCGTCTGTACGTATCGCGTCGATGTCACATTTTATTGCGCCGGGCAAACGTACCATTACTTATGTGGTATTCGATAAGGCGAACCAGGCAGGAACATTGGAAAGAACCGTGCAGTACGAAGATTACACCCCGCCGAAGATCCATCTGACCGCTCCGCTTCGATATTCGACAACGGAATTGTCAAAGGCGAACCTTACGGAGAATATGACGGCGGAAGATTGTCTTGATGGTGACCTGACCAGTCAGATACGTACCAGTCTGGATGATGGTATGTATAATGCAGCTGCAGGAATTTACAAAGTGACCGTACAGGTAAGTAACAGTGCGGGTGATGTGTGTTCAGTGCCTCTCGAAGTGACCGTAACAGAATCCGGTGACAGACAGGAGCAGATGAAAGAATATCCGGTATTATCGGATTATATCGCATATACAACAGTAGGACATGAAATCGATCCGATGTCTTATGTCAAAGGTATGGAGATGAATGGTGCAACATATACGTATGCGGATGACGGAGAGGCTCTTGCAGGTACAAGAGAAGCGATCAGTGTGAAATCAGAAGTGGATTATTCCAAGGCAGGGGTTTATCCGGTGGAATATTTTTATACGGCAGAAGGAGCACCGACTGCGGTAACAAAGTTATTCGTTGTAGTACAGGACCAGGAAGGAGCGCAGGATGGAGAGTAG
- a CDS encoding tyrosine-protein phosphatase produces MIDIHAHILPGIDDGAEDVYDTLEMARMAADSGVDKIIATPHCNIPGMYGNYFGREYIDRYESVVRAVRKEKIPIEILPGMEVFSTEDLPELIVNHKIMPLNQSRYILMEFAFDEDPEFADSILKRVEEVGARPVIAHAERYEFIQDYPQIAYRWFRKGYVIQANKGSFLGRFGGGPKRAADSLLRHNLISVIASDAHSPLQRTPYMMDVYEELSREYSENHLDVLFQYNPARICDNREILRLEPVPYSGRQQLY; encoded by the coding sequence ATGATAGATATACATGCGCATATACTCCCGGGGATTGATGACGGAGCCGAAGATGTGTATGATACGCTGGAGATGGCACGTATGGCAGCAGACAGCGGAGTGGACAAGATCATAGCGACCCCGCATTGCAATATCCCGGGAATGTATGGGAACTATTTCGGAAGAGAATATATTGACAGATATGAAAGTGTGGTCAGAGCGGTCAGAAAAGAGAAGATCCCGATAGAGATCCTGCCGGGAATGGAAGTATTTTCGACAGAAGACCTTCCGGAGCTGATCGTGAATCATAAGATCATGCCGCTTAACCAGAGCCGGTACATACTGATGGAATTTGCATTTGATGAAGATCCTGAATTTGCGGATTCTATTCTGAAGAGAGTTGAAGAAGTCGGAGCAAGACCGGTGATCGCCCATGCGGAAAGGTATGAATTTATACAGGATTATCCGCAGATCGCGTACCGCTGGTTCAGAAAAGGATATGTGATTCAGGCGAATAAGGGAAGCTTCCTCGGAAGATTCGGAGGAGGACCGAAGCGTGCGGCCGACAGTCTTTTGCGGCATAATCTGATTTCTGTGATCGCAAGTGATGCACACAGCCCGCTTCAGAGGACGCCGTATATGATGGATGTGTATGAAGAACTGAGCCGGGAGTATTCCGAGAACCATCTGGATGTGCTGTTTCAGTATAATCCGGCAAGGATCTGTGACAACCGGGAAATCCTGAGATTAGAACCGGTCCCGTATTCCGGACGGCAACAGCTATATTAA
- a CDS encoding S24/S26 family peptidase has translation MKVVDTREYVGMLKELTEEGKEVSMLVFGSSMAPFLIHARDMIYFKKPDRELQKGDIVFFRRKSGQFVMHRIWKIRPEGYYIVGDAQTQIEGPVKREQIFALITKVRRKEKWLEPGDFWWEFFEHVWLHMIPLRRGIMWCYAKVIK, from the coding sequence ATGAAAGTTGTAGATACAAGAGAATATGTTGGTATGCTTAAGGAATTGACGGAAGAGGGAAAGGAAGTCAGCATGCTGGTCTTTGGAAGCAGTATGGCACCGTTTCTGATCCATGCAAGGGATATGATATATTTCAAAAAGCCGGACAGAGAGCTTCAAAAAGGTGATATTGTATTTTTTCGGAGAAAGAGCGGGCAGTTCGTCATGCACCGGATATGGAAGATCAGGCCGGAGGGGTATTATATCGTGGGCGATGCACAGACACAGATAGAAGGACCGGTAAAGAGAGAGCAGATATTTGCTCTGATCACCAAAGTCAGAAGAAAAGAAAAGTGGCTGGAGCCGGGAGATTTCTGGTGGGAATTCTTCGAGCATGTATGGCTGCATATGATTCCGCTCCGCCGGGGGATTATGTGGTGTTATGCGAAGGTGATTAAATGA
- a CDS encoding polysaccharide biosynthesis tyrosine autokinase has product MESSNRNDMPVFMDNDLDPYTLVHDIVSNWWVIILGAIAGALLTYVVVSSRYVPEYTTQATFVVSSRGDANAYSNLSSANTMAKTFEKILKSNIMEKKICEKLKVEELDADIHAKVLEGTNMLVLSVTADTPKESIDIIRTVMDNYSSVSLYTVGSAVMDVLEEPKIPYTPDNPLDAGRQAKKGGLVAGALVLILLGMFSYMKNTIKQENEIEKKLDARSLGAISYEWKYKTIRDIFRRKKKAILVDDPVASFRFVESYKKLAAKVEYRMAKNEQKVLVVTSVSENEGKSTVAANLAITLAEQSKRVLLVDGDIRRPSQFLIFGMEPKEENELGEYLRGNGSLADVMVPCTRKHMLFMGGKNCYSSSTEMLNSDSFYKLMTACRKFVDYVIIDTPPAGIIGDAQIFAHCADAVMIVAKQNYMLAEDINEVMDAFRDKEGKVLGVVLNGVRSFSGLVDSPVGHYYGKYSKYGRYGNYGRSKGM; this is encoded by the coding sequence ATGGAGAGTAGTAATAGAAATGACATGCCGGTATTTATGGATAATGATCTGGATCCATATACGCTTGTGCATGATATAGTGTCCAACTGGTGGGTGATTATTCTGGGGGCAATTGCGGGAGCACTTCTGACTTATGTAGTCGTAAGCAGCAGATATGTTCCTGAGTATACAACGCAGGCGACATTTGTAGTGTCATCCAGAGGGGATGCGAATGCATACAGTAATCTGAGTTCGGCCAACACAATGGCGAAGACATTCGAGAAGATATTAAAAAGTAACATCATGGAGAAAAAGATCTGTGAGAAGCTGAAAGTAGAGGAGCTGGATGCAGATATCCATGCGAAGGTGCTGGAAGGGACGAATATGCTGGTCTTAAGTGTGACGGCGGATACACCGAAGGAGTCCATAGACATTATCCGTACGGTCATGGACAACTACAGCAGCGTATCGTTGTATACCGTGGGCAGTGCGGTTATGGATGTGCTGGAGGAGCCGAAGATTCCGTATACACCGGATAATCCGCTGGATGCAGGCAGACAGGCCAAGAAGGGCGGACTTGTGGCAGGAGCACTGGTGCTCATCCTCCTCGGAATGTTCTCTTATATGAAGAATACTATTAAACAGGAGAATGAGATCGAGAAGAAGCTGGATGCCAGAAGTCTCGGAGCCATCAGTTATGAATGGAAATATAAGACGATCCGGGATATATTCCGGCGTAAGAAAAAAGCGATCCTGGTTGATGATCCGGTAGCAAGCTTCCGGTTCGTGGAAAGTTATAAGAAACTGGCGGCCAAGGTAGAATACCGGATGGCAAAGAATGAACAGAAAGTCCTTGTGGTAACCAGTGTATCTGAAAATGAAGGAAAATCTACGGTTGCCGCCAATCTGGCGATCACGCTGGCAGAACAGTCCAAGAGGGTACTGCTGGTAGATGGTGATATCCGAAGACCGTCGCAGTTCCTGATCTTTGGTATGGAGCCAAAAGAGGAGAATGAACTGGGAGAGTATCTGAGAGGAAACGGATCTCTTGCGGATGTCATGGTTCCGTGTACCAGAAAGCATATGTTGTTCATGGGTGGAAAGAACTGCTATTCCTCATCGACAGAGATGCTTAACTCGGATTCGTTTTATAAGCTGATGACGGCATGCAGGAAATTTGTGGATTATGTGATCATTGATACACCACCGGCAGGAATCATCGGAGATGCGCAGATATTTGCACATTGTGCAGATGCGGTTATGATCGTGGCAAAGCAGAATTATATGCTGGCTGAAGACATCAATGAAGTAATGGACGCTTTCCGTGACAAGGAAGGTAAGGTACTGGGAGTTGTACTGAACGGTGTAAGATCGTTCTCCGGCCTGGTGGACAGTCCGGTGGGACATTATTATGGTAAATACAGCAAATACGGACGTTACGGCAATTATGGAAGAAGTAAAGGAATGTAG